AAGGCCATATACGGCGCAGGAAGAATATGCCCCGGGTGCTCGAGTTCACGGGCGAGGATGCAGCCCTCATCCCCCTGACCATCCCTGTCGTCGGCAGGGTCCAGGCGGGGAAACCCATAACCGCCGTCGAGAACCTGGAGGGCGAGGTGCTCCTGGACGCAGGCCTCGTCGGCGGGGAGGACGCCTTTCTGCTCAGGGTCAGGGGAGACAGCATGGCGGGAGCGCACATCGTGGATGGCGACCTCGTGATGGTAAGGCCCCAAAAAACGGCGGAAAACGGCGAGATAGTGGTCGCTCTCATCGGGGACGAAGCCACGGTGAAGAGGATATACTGCGAACCCGGCAGGGTGATCCTCCGGCCGGAAAACCCCTCCTACGACGAGATCGTGGTGGAACTTTCCTCCGACGGCTTCGAGTTGATCGGAAAAGTCGTGGGAGTGTTCAGGAAGCTGCCATGACAGACCGGACGGGGATATATCCCGGTGGGATGACGGAGGGAGGAGATGCGCGAAGCCGGTCGCTTTTGAAAGAGATCCTCGACCGCACACGCGGCAGAAAGAAGGGCTTTCTCCTCTTCTGCGGAAAGCATTACCGGGGACCGGTGGTGGCCGCGGCAATCCAGCCCGTGCTCGAAGGGGGTACCGCCGTGGTGGTGGACGGGGGAAATATGTTCGACCCCTACGTCATCAGCAGGGTAGCAAGGATGCTCGGGGTGCCCCCCGGAAGCGTGCTTTCGCGCTTTTACGTTTCCCGGGGCTTTTCCTGCTACCAGGTGGAGAGCCTCATCGTGTCAGAACTGCCCGATTTCGTGAAGAAGAGACGGCCTGCGCTTCTCATCGTGACGGGCCTCCTCGAGACATTCTACGACTCG
The sequence above is drawn from the Deltaproteobacteria bacterium genome and encodes:
- the lexA gene encoding transcriptional repressor LexA, with protein sequence MVRELTAKQKKVLEFIKGYVRRNRFAPSAREIAGQFGIAEKNAFYYLDVLQRKGHIRRRKNMPRVLEFTGEDAALIPLTIPVVGRVQAGKPITAVENLEGEVLLDAGLVGGEDAFLLRVRGDSMAGAHIVDGDLVMVRPQKTAENGEIVVALIGDEATVKRIYCEPGRVILRPENPSYDEIVVELSSDGFELIGKVVGVFRKLP